The genomic region GCATTCATAGACACTGGCAAGACCCTTGTGGAGGCCGAAGTGGCCATTCACTGGATCCGGATCACCCTCACCAGCTGCAATGTGAAATCACCCGAGAAAGTGTGTGCTGACCTAATTAGAGGAGCCAAAGAAACGAACTTGAAAGTGAAGGGGCCTGTTCAAATGCCCACTAAGACACTTCGAATCACAACCAAAGAAACTTCTTGCGGTGAAGGTTCAAAGACTTGGGATCCATTCCGGATGAGAATCCACAAACAACTTACTGATTTGCACAGTCCTGAAATTGTTAAACAAATCACTTCTATCAGCATTGAATCAGGTGTAGAAGTTGAAGTCACCTTTGCAGATGCCTAAACAATCATCTCTTTCAATAAATTGATTGCAACTATCAAAAATTTTTTacgagtttctctgataaaggcctcatttctcaaatatatactgaatatagaactaagtcaaatttataaaaataagagccattcctcaattgataagtggtcaaaaaatataaacaggcagtttccaaaggaagaaatcaaagctatttacagtcatgtgaaaaatgctctaattcactattgattagagaaaggtaaattaaaacgactctgaagtaccacattaTACCTATCAGAAAAGgtaatgctggaggagatgatggaaaaataatgaattgttggtagagtagtgaactagtccaaccattctggagaatgccactgctaagtctgtatcccaaaaagatttttaaaaaatgaaaagggcctatatatacaaaaatttttatttttggtggcaaagaattagaaattgaaggaatgctcatcaattggggaatggctaaacaaattgtggcgtatgattgtgatggaaaactattgtgttataagaaatgacgagcaggatggtttcagaaaagcctgggaagacctatatgaattgatgtacaataaagtgagcagaaccagatcacagtacaaagtaacagcaatattgtacaatgatcaagtgtgaaagacttagctattctgaccaatgcaatgatccaagccaattccaaaggactcatgatgaaaaaatgttagcCACCTTCAGAGAGGGAACTAATGAACtctaaatgtaaaatgaagtataattttcttactttatttttcttgtttttttgaaatatggaaatgttttgcatgactttctatgtataactgatatcatattgtttgccttctcagtgtgtggaggagggtggggaaggagtggaactcaaaatttaaaaagaaaagaatgtttaaaataaataaataacaagttgaaaaatttaaaaaaattctagtaccttccctctactgattattttcagtttactctgtacatatcttgtttgtacatatgtagTAGTTTGcttctcccccatcagattgtgatctcctcaagagaggactgtttttcatctttctttgtatctgtcaGTGCTTATAagacagttcctagcacatagtaggcatttaataaaagtttattgaatgacggtcagtagcagcagcagcagtactggtgatagtagtaataataatcatagcttaTGTTGATACTGTACTTTACATTTTATGAAAAGCACATTGCACAACTTCTCCCACGTATAaccacaataaccctatgagtgagatcattctcattttacatgtgaggaaactaaagttcagaGAGTATCATGATttcctcaaggccacacagcttaTAAGCAGCTACCAGAGTTTTACTTTTCAATTAAAATCCAGACCTTTTGCCTCCAAGGACAGGGCTCTTGTCTCTACATCATGGGctattcaatataaaacaaaaccatgcaccaaaacatatttctatgtacTGCTTTCTCATTCCAATCCTCTCACTTCCTGCAAGGCAAATGGAGATTCAAAAACAAATCTCCCTACTCTTTAGAAGAAAGAAGGCTTGAGCTCAGGTAGAGTATTCTGGAAAGAATTATATTAGAAAGCAGTTTTAAAAGCAAACTACTCCATAAGGGAAGACTGGGTAAAGGAATCATTCTTATTGGCTGCAGCTCATTTACACAGCCTCCTTAGTGGCTGGACTGCTTTGTCTTAATCCTTGATCTTCCTTGAACTGTGTAGATGCCTcctaatgtgttttgtttttacattgcaaacatttacagattactctCACTTTATGAGTATTCTCTTGTAACAAGGCAAAACAGTCAAGTAAGACtaataattggagaaagaaatagtaaaccattctagtatctttgccaagaaaaccccaaatggcgtcataAAGAGACAGACATAACTGAAACCCACTAAACAATACCAACAAAAACTAATGATATGGTGACCGTATCAGAAAGTGCTCATCACATTTCATATctatagcacacacacacatccatacctctctattttaaaaaaaaatacagaaagctattttctctttctcctatcctGCActtttttggaaaaagaaaagaaaaggagaggaaaggaaaggagaaaagagaaaggaagagaaaagaaaagagaagagaagggaaaagggggaagggaaggaaaaaggaagggaaacaaaTTTCTTatgacaaatatacatagtcacaaaaaacaaattccctcaatcacagtgtacataaacatatgtctcattctgtaacCATTACCTCCCTGtgatggatagcatgtttcctCATCGATCCTCCAGATCTGTGCCTGGTCATTATATCGACCCGAGTTCTTACAGCTCTCAAAGTTCTTTGTCcaacattgttgtcattgtatgaattgttctcctgaatctgctcatttcattattcatctatttataaaagtcctcaaaattgtttatttttagaattttaatgCCATATTGTATAATTTGTATAAATTTGGAtagttgtataaattgtttttctggttctgctaacAGTgctctggatcagttcacaaaagtctttccatatcttttaaaaatcatcgaTTTCCCTATTTCTAACATTACAATAAAATAAAGCAACTCGATTTTTGGAGCAGTTCTTGCATCCTGGCATCATCtgcccaacctcttcattttacagatgaggaaactaaggcacagagacacGAATAGTTGGCTGTGAAAGCGTAAGATACATTTCTGAGGTAACTGTGACTCTAGACCTGAATGAGAGTTAAATCAGTGCCCTGAAAATCAAATATccattgggcaaaataattccctcAGTGTAACGTGTCAATAGCTTTTTATTTATCCACAAATGTACTCCACAGCATTTTCTGTCtatttaataattttgttattgttgttcagtcgtttcagttgggtccaattctttatgaccccatttggggttttcttggcaaagattctggagtgatttgccattccttttccagctcattttacagatgaagaaactgaggcaatcaaggttaagggacttgcacaaggtcacacagctaataagtatctgaggtcgaatttaaatgggctcttcctgactccaggccaggactCTATCCTCTGCTCCACTTAACTGCCCTCTTTAATAATCAATATTGCCCAAAGCCTGCAGACTCAAAGAGGCCATCATGTTGATATTATAATTTTCTGAACCatttaaaaccaagaaaattTGTTAGGTCTTAAGCTTGGTGGTGGGGAAAAAAGGCATAAGCCAGACAtgctaatttattattttaatttttctatttatgATACCCTAATTAAATAGTTGTAAGCTTATCCATTGCAAAATCCTTTCTGGAACACTTGAATGTATAACAAAGTCCTTGTGAAGCCCAATATTAGGGAGGTAGTTTGGTGTAGTGTGTATTCCATGATGGAACTGGGGTCagaaggacctagattcaaatcctaactgagCTACTTGGTAGTGTTTTATCTCcaagccagtcacttaacctcccggACATTCATTTACCcctactgagagagagagagagacagagagagagagagagagagagagagacaaagagagagaagatgaggggaggggagggagggaggggagagagagacagagagagacagagacagagagaaagagacagagacacagagacacaaggacacagagagagagagagagacgggtgggtgggggggagaaacTTCTAGAATGTTAAACTTAACTCAAAACTTCCTTGCTCCCCACTGAGTCTGTCAAACTCTTAATGATCATTTTTAGTGTCAGGTTTAGGGATGAATAGTATTGAAAGCTCTAACCTGTCTCTTCAGTATTTGAACGAGATTAGGGTTAGAGTTCATTGTGTTGACCATCTTGTGAAAGATTAGATAGCTCAGTGAGGCTCCTACTGGCTGTGTAAATGTCTCTGTATGTATTGACTGTCTGGAGTCATTATCAAAGCTTCCAAACACAATCCACACCTTGTAAACAGAAATCCCATTATTCTAGTGGTTCTGATAAGATTTACTAAGAGCTTACATTTTTGTTGTGATTGATTGACCTGTTCTAGATAGAAAATAACAGTCAAATGAGATATGAGGAATGGGTATATGTACAATAAACAGTCTAACACTTGATTGATTGGCAAGTACAGCCATTTTGCATATGAGTGCCTTGTCAAAATTAGCTGGATACACAAGACTAGGTTGCAGTctttcatgaaaaaaatatttcctaagaAGTCTATTATGTATTTTTGAATTGGTTGAATTCATTTGCATTAAGCCCACAATGTCCtttgaagagaaa from Trichosurus vulpecula isolate mTriVul1 chromosome 8, mTriVul1.pri, whole genome shotgun sequence harbors:
- the LOC118829567 gene encoding 40S ribosomal protein S20-like, encoding MGFSKAPKDGYVLNSERSGGRGISLSGSRSTATAFIDTGKTLVEAEVAIHWIRITLTSCNVKSPEKVCADLIRGAKETNLKVKGPVQMPTKTLRITTKETSCGEGSKTWDPFRMRIHKQLTDLHSPEIVKQITSISIESGVEVEVTFADA